GTTTGATTTCTCAATCAGCAACCGCCATGACTAAAAGTGTCTAGATTTGTACACAAggtacagggggtaacgtgattacaccaactcagtaagtaacggaaataaataaggaactgagaagtagtgacgagctatgcaaatgcagttatctcaataactttcaaataagagtagtcatactttcaatttaacagtttaagtcacATCAGTACGTACTCAATAAACCAGATATAGAATTTGACTGAGCAGTAAATAATATCTTCTAATAATTTTCAAAATAGTGATATGACATCTGTGATGCAACAGTAATAAAGTAAATGTATTTTCTCAGAATAACAGTCACTatgtcctcccattcactccaacctcacaataactcattcctcacattcacttattcctcccagtcgctcagcactcggttctcggcactcgcactcagtaggtacctgcgctcactgggggtgtgtacagactccggaggggctccttcagcccaagcgctataacatgccacatcgtggcataaatcactcaggccctcgacctcactcaatcataaatcagtaataatatgctgcggcgtgcaacccgatcccataaatatcctcacaaattaGGCTCTCTGCCTCACTCgatcataaatcagtaacaacatgctgcggcgtgcagcccgatcccataaatatcctcacagatcAGGACCTCGACGTCACTCagccatcaatctctccagtctcttggactctcaaaaatcatataaacaactcaaacagaggtaatgtcatgtatcaacaatgaacagCAAGAGAcagaggcataataagcaagaaaagctatgactgagtacaaaacaacaattagcagctaattcagTAAGTATACGACTTCgcaggtctcaacagtgatcacataaggcctaaatatgatttctaacatgaagtacagtcaatttatatgaaaacagagggaacatgtattaaacagtaggccaattaattccacAATCTCGCGGGACGGATCAAatcacaatccctacggtgcacacccacacgcatgtcacctagcatgtgcatcacctccaaaatagtcatacgacacaatgtacggggtttcataccctcaggaccagatttataaccgttacttacctcaatcctaGCAAAATCTTACTCCGCAATGTATTTTccgctcaaatcggcctccaaatgtcccAAATCTGGTCACAATTAACTCGATTCAGTCAATACCatttataggaattaattccctattaaattctacattttccattaaaaatccaaaattgcacTAAAATTCGtctgtggggcccacgtctcggaaaccgacaaaaattacggaatatgaactcccatccaaccacgagtccaaccatataaattttaccaaaatccgacaacaattcggcctccaaatcatTAAATCTCATTTTCAAATCCCTAGACCCAAATTCTtgatttacacctcaaaaatacGTAATCTAGCCGGGATATTCAATAATAATTCTATAGTATTGACTAACAATGATCACAAGGGATTTACCTCAAGAATTCCCGTGatttctcgctcaaaattgccgAAATTCGAGCTTTGAAgtcaaaaaaatgacccaaaacccGGACTGCTGGACTTAATCTGTCCAGAAATTTCGGGTACTGTTCACCCGTGTACTTTTCACGGGGTACTGTTGACGGTACTGTTCACAGACACTATTCACATGCTGTAGAAAAAATCAGCGACTGTCCAAAGAGAAAATTTAGCATTTTTTTTAtctgttaaccttccgaaatccacccaaggccctcgggacttcaacaaaatacatcAATCAGTCCTAAAATATGACACGAACTTAGtcaaaacctcaaatcacatcgaataatgctaaaatcgtgaatcacaccccaattcaagcctaatgaaaaaGAACGTCCAatttctatattcgatgcaaaaacctatcaaattaagtctggttgacctcaaattttgcacacaagtcataaatgatataacgaagctataaaaattttcagaacttgattccgaccccgatatcaaaaagtcaaccccccggtcaaacttccaaacttaaatttcttattttcgccatttcaagcctattttagctacggacctcgtaataaatatccggacacactcctaagctcgaaatcaccatacggagctattggaatcatcaaaagtCCATTCCGGGGTCATTTATACATATTTCACTTTCCGGTCCAtttattcaacttaagcttccaaaacataGATTGTTCTTTCAATTAAATTTTGAATCATCTGAAAACAAAACTTGACCACtctcgcaagtcataatacacaaaaAGATGCTATTCAAGACTTCGAATAGCTGAACGGGATGAAAACTGCTTAAaacgacaggtcgggtcgttacattataACTTTCATAAGTAGAAAGTGAAGATCTTAGTTGTTTGTGCATGCTAGGGGCAGATTTAGAGGGGCGGAAGGGTGTTCACCCGAACccccttcgtcgaaaaattattCTGTACATATaagataaaatttattttttatttctatatattatgttttgaatcccCTTGAAAAAGCTCAAAAGCATAGTTTAGTGGTCAAGAGGGTTCAAAACCTTTATAAGGTCATTGATTCTATTCCCACTAGCTATAACCTGCTTAACTTTTTTCTTTTATGAACCCTCTTGGCGGTAAACCTTATTTCTTGCGTGGTTGTGCTTGCTCATAAAATATTCTAATTATATTCCAAGGTATTTCCCACAAAAAAATAATCTGTGTCGAACACTTTTATTATAACTCTAATTCTATGCAATAAGGTTTTCCTCCCACGCATGCAAATTAAAGTAAATGGACACTATCATATCAATTGCATACAATTGATTTGTTAAGATATTTACAAGTTATCTGTAATTTTAAACACATGTAAGCAGTTGGACTCTATAAACAATTCTAAGTATTGCAATTTTATACTTCAGATCCCGAGCACGCTGTTCTATTTTGTGATTGAAAAGCGCGTATGCATTATTGGACTAAtcatttaatttaaattttaaaagaaatggttACTTCTCTTGTCGTATAATCAACTCTTTCAAACTTCATATAATTCAAGGTATCCAATCTCAACTCCTACAGAAGTAGTTGGACTCAATAATTAGTTCGATATATACTTCAAATATTGCTATAATTTATTATTAGGAGTCTACATGCAATTATATATGAATGTTAGCTAGTTTTAACCCCCACCCCCAAAAACAGGGATGTAAATTTACATAACAATTCCCAATCGATTGCAAGTATGGAAACATGATCTGTCAAAATAGGAATTTGGTTACTTTCATACGTCATACGCCCGTCCAATCATCTGAACAAAAACTTTTTGCTAAGCCATAAATTGTAGAAtttcaaaaggaatttttacccGTCTATATTACATTATAAACTTATTTACCCCTTATATAAAGGttattacttaattacattagcatatatttattatttatatacaaAATCATATATTAGATTCCAAACTTACCTATTTTAGGCTttattcttctttatttttcttctccGCATAAATATTTCTCTCTTTGTTCCTCTTTGATTCGGCTTTGCAGAGGACGATGCTCGGAGCTTTGAAGAATGGTGGAAAAAATAATTCAACTGGTTAAAAGCCATAGCAAATACTactaaaaagggaaaaattgaccGCCAAAACCGACCGATGTTGGTCGGTAATTGGCAAAAATCGACCGAAAACGGCACGATTCGTGGCGGTCGGTGATTGTAAGGTCAGTAGAGCTAACCGAACGACTTTGGTCGGTATTTTTTGATCGATTTCGGTCaactaaatttaaaaaaaaaaaagaaagaaaaaactgcTGAAAAAATCAATTGAAGTCGGTCGgtattttaattatataattaaaaaatgCACCATCTGGGAATCGTCCCGGGGTCTGTACTGTGGCAGGATATTATTCTACCACAAGATCATTAGTGCATTTTGTTTTAAGactatcttttatttcatttatactctttaattgcATTTTCGCGCGAAAATAACCGACCGATGTCGATCGATTTTATTAAAGAATAAAATTGCCGACCGAATTCGACTGGCTATTTAAAATGACCGGCGGAATTAACCGACGGATTTCAGTCGATTTTTTTaacattaattttaatttatttaaatggaaaaccgaccaaagttgatatgtttcttgaaaaataaattttgcggGGGCGCAAAAATAGTTTTTCGCATTTTTGCACCAAAGAAAATcgatcaaagttggtcgatttcttcaaaaaaaatttaaaaaaaatattttgaaaaatcgaCCAACTTCGGTCGGTTTTTTGGACCGACCGAATCGGTTTTTACCTAATTTCTAATAGTGATGCATACTTGAAGCACCAATATAAATGGGCTACCATAAAATTTTTAGATGAATAAACAAGAAATTGTTGACGAGAGTGGTGTTTAGAATTAAACTGAATCTAATTGACAGTGTAATTGAAACTAAACAGAAGTTGGTAATGTATACATGAGCTTAGAAGCTTTGAAATCGAAAATCGAAATTTGTTAAATTATTTTTCatttgattgggtgttgttgaaaattattgggattatcctttggagtttatatctcaatatTTAAGAGAATTTGGTAAAGATTCAAGGCTGTTTTGGTtggaatttcatattgaaactcgaaacaacaacaacaacaacccagtaaaatcccacaagtggggtctggggagggtagtgtgtacgcagaccttacccctaccccaaaggggtagagaggttatttcagaaagaccctcggctcaaaataATGAAAAAACAAAAGGAGAGAATATTAGATTCACCATGGAGATCATAGGGAAAAAGGAACATAAAATGCAGAAGAAAAATGCAAAGCAAAAACGATGGCTAGTAAATAGATCCTGcgtcgaaaatagaaaatagtaaGACACGACATTTCCCCTAGCTATCTTAGAAAAAACTCCACCGAACTAGGCTCACAAAGGTATAAAGTaacgcaagactcaactacctcctagcctacaaTAGTAATACTCGACCTCTacaacttcctatcaagtgtcatgtcctcgaaaatttgaagcctcgccatatcttgcatgatcacctctccccaatacttcttaggcctccctctacctcttctcgtgccttcCATGACCAACcactcacacctccttactggagcatctgggcttctcctctgtacatgcccgaaccatctgagcttcgcttcccgcatcttgtcatcaataggAGCCACGCGCACCTTCTCCCGAAtgtcatcattcctaatcttatccatcctagtgtgctcgcacatccacctcaacatcctcatttctgctactttcatattttggatatgtgagttcttaacaggccaacaccCAGCCTCATACATCATGGctggtctaaccaccgctttatagaacttacctttgagtatcgttgGCACTcccttgtcacacaagactctaTATGCCaccctccacttcatccatcctacatCAATACGGTGTGTGatatcctcgtcgatctccccttcCCCGTGGATAACCGAATCAAGGTACTTAAAGCTGCCTCTACTTGGGATAACCTGTgactcaagcctcacatccacgtcCACTTCCCCCGGCCCAGCGCTGAACTTACagtcgaggtattccgtcttcatTCTGCTTAGATTGAAtcctttagactcaagagtctGTCTCCAAACTTCCAATATCTCGTTAACACCGGCTCGTAattcatcaatcagaactatgttatcagcgaatagcatgcaccatggaacctcccttTGAATATGGTTTGATatcgcatccatcaccagggcgaatAAGAACGGACTGAGCGCAGAGCCTTGGTGTAATCCCATTTCAACCGGAAAAGGCTCAAAGTCCCCTCcaactgtcctaacccgagtcttagccccatcatacatgtccttaattgcCATAACATAAGGAACAAACATACATTttgcctccaaacatctccagagaacttctctaggaaccttgtcatacgctttttctaggtcaataaacaccatgtgaaaatccttctttctctctctgtacagttccaccaacctcctaacaaggtgtatagcttctATGGTAGAACGACCCGGCATGAACCTGAACTGGTTGTCAGATACAGACACTGTCATCCTCATTCTCGCTTCAATCACCCTCTCCcatactttcatggtatgactcagtaatttgatatccctataattgttacaactctggatatcacctttgttcttatacaatggaaccaccatactccacctccactcatccgGCATCCTCCTCGccttaaaaataatattaaacaaCCCGGTCAACCACTCCACACCTACTCTCCCTACATACATCCAAAATTCCACCGGAATCTCGTCTAGCCCGGTCGctctgcccctactcatcttatgCATAGCCCCCATGACCTCCTCGGCCTCGATACACCTGCAGTGCCCGGAGTCACGGTGACTCTCGGAATGTTCcaattcacctagtacaatatcATGATCCCCTTtttcattcagaagtttatgaaagtaagtctgccatctcctcttaatctgggcaTCTTCCACCACTACTCTTACCATCTTCATCCTTAATGTATCTCACTTGGTCCAACTCTTAACTTGGCCAACCAGAATAACTTATTCTCCCTGCCTTTTTCCCCCAGTTCCTCGTACATACGACCATACGCCGCattcttagcctccgtgaccgaTAATTagcttccttcctagctaccttatatctctcTATGCACGCTCGCCTCTCCTCCTCACCTCTGCTCTCCACTAACTTCAGGTATGCTGCCTTTTTTGCTTCCACTTTGCCTTGgaccacttcattccaccaccaatctcttTTATTCCCACCAGAGACACCGGTTGAGACCCCTAGCACCTCTCTCGCAGATTCCCTTATACAGTCTGCTGTCGCTGACCACATAGTGTTCGCGTCCCCACTACTCCTCAAAGCTCCCAGAGCCGACAACCGACACTCCAACTCttgagctttatccttagtcaaggctCCCCACCTGATTCTTGGTTTTCTTCCAGCATACATTTTCCTCCTCTTAAACCTAATACCAACATCTAGCCCCAACAGTCTATGCTGTGTCGCGAGTGTCTCACTCGGAATCACCTTACAGTCCTTGCACAACCCGCTGTCACACCTCcagaggaggagatagtcaatctgagtcttcgctacCGCATTTTGAAAAGTAACCAAATGCACTTTCCTCTTCGAAAAGTTAGAGTTTGCAATCACCAACCCAAAAGCCTTAGCGAAGTCCAACAGCGAGGTACCTCCTCCGTTCCTCTCCCCAAAACCAAAGCCTCCATGTACCTCACCATAGCCACCTGCGGTCGCCCCAAtgtgaccattgaaatctcctcctatgaacaAATTCCCAGCAGGCGAAACCTGGTGCACAATCTCATCTAACCCCTCCCAGAAGTGTCGTTTAGCCTCCTCATCTAGGCCCGCATGCAGCCCATAGGCTCTAACGACATTCAGGGTGTGCTCTCCAACCGCCAACTTAATAACCATCAATCTATCATTCACTCGTCTAACCTCAACCACAGACTCTATGAGTTCCCTATCCACcaagatacccactccattcttacctctTTGGACTCCTGAGTACCAAAGTTTATACCCGTCCACATCCTtcgccctcgaccttactcacctagtctcctggacacacgctatattgacTCACCTCTTCTGGAGAATCTTcaccaactctatagacttacttGTCAATGTACTTacgttccatgacccgattcttaACCTATAGGCACCCCTGTTTCCTTTACCTCCCTTGCCTCCCGACCTACCCCTTAACCCCTGCCCTACCTCCCACCCCGCCCCCTGCTCCCCCCGAAGACATGAACTCATTCGACCATCCCAGACCACAGCCACTATACCTACGACAGACTAAGGGAAAATCACTAACACACACAAGGCAACTGACCAAGCTAGACAAAGATAGGCTGCAACTATAAGCGCACTAATACTATGAATAAACTAATAGGAACTAAGATTGCAATAATTTAACTAACATaataaaggggaaaagaaaaacaggaggtaccaactcccgcaAGTAGGACCTGAGAATTGTCTTGGTATATACGACGATGTTGCGCTCAGCTAGCACGTTCGCGTCCCACTTCTGCCACCCCTCGTTGACCCTTGCCGGGGTTGTTCCTTATGTTTGCACACGCACGTTCCGCTCACCACTAATAGCCACAGTCCCTAACCTGAAACACGCACAAAATAAACAAAGGAGGGGTtgtcaccgctaccactggtgaGGGCCCACCTATAGCAAAAGAGCGCAAAAAGGTTGTAATAAAACCTTAAattgaatttttgattttttaaaaaataaattaaataataaataaataaataaacaaaaaacagtcaaaaagaaccctaaaaaatacaACAAAGTCAGAAAAATAAATCAACAACAACGTATataacaacaaataaaagaaTCCAAAGAAACAATTGCTAAATACAGAGCAAAGCTAGGTGAATTTTTTTGGGGAGTGATCAATTGGACAGAATAATCACATATTCAAGCATAATCACCAAATAATAGCAAAACTCATAACAGTAAACTCAACAACTTATATGAATCAACGATCAGCAAAAACACAAAAAAGCACAAAAATAACCCTTTTTACTTACTTGCATTGATCACACAATTTCAGACTCACTGTGAAACCCAAAATTCAATCTTTTTACCAAACCCAAAATAGAACCACAGTAAAGAAGCAAAATACAACTCTAGTAAGGGAGTGGGGAAGGGGTAAAGAAGAAAGAGGAGAGAGAGGAAGGGAGGCGTGAGAGTGGGGGGGAGGGGCTTACCTGCTGGTGGGGGTGGTCGCCGGCGTGGGGTAGTCGTCGCTGTTCAGTGGGGTGAGGTGGTCTGATTTTGACCGTTAGGGATGGGGAGGGAGCGTTTGGCAGAGAGAGATAGTTTTTTGATTAGTGTCTAGTATACAAACAGTATAGGAAATATCTACAATTTACATATTTGTATACaagttgtatataaattgtaagTAAATTATAGTTTTTGACCGGATtctgtaaaaaaaattatttgagttgtagataaattgtagattttgatcggatttgtatatattttggaAAAAACTTTAGTTACTTTCTATAAATATGAAAACTTAGAAAGAAACGGGTAAATAAGTTTAAAATCTCACATATATACGAAAAAGTCCCATTTTAAAATAGTCTGGTCCCGCCCAGCTTAACCCAgtctagtgtcacgacccaaatcccggtcgtgatggcgcccagcacactactaggcaagcccgaccattattcaacacttaacccaatttatcaaaaatagcggaaagaaatatcagttaagcaagattaaagtactgaagaatttaacaaaatacacaacataatctcactaggacccggtgtcacgaatctgagcctctagaatacagaatatcatcctaatacatggtatatccaaagtcagataatgcggaaataaagagataggataggagggagaagatcaatggctgcgaacgccgtgcagctacctcgatactcccagaagctagatctgctgatcaactggatctactgagcctgagactgcctctggatctgcacacaaggtgcagggagtaaagtgagtactccgacccagtgagtaataaaagtaactacagtccgaagataagaaaatccagtaaatacacaaagtaagctaaaatccaaatatacagcaacatatggaactgagcagctaaacaacagtataaatagaaatacatgaatgcaatgcaatgcatatgatggtacattccagtacccactgcggcgtgcagcccgagccatccatatttatttatcgtcgacggcgctcactgggggtgtgtacagactccggaggggctcctacagcccaagcgcaatatcttggtcagtcattgttacctgaccggtcagccattgttacctgaccaatttatatcatacagtgccattgttaccactgttcaagtatatcatccagtgtcattgttaccactatttcaagtatatcacacagtgtcattgttaccactgtttcaagtatatcacacagtgtcattgttaccactgtttcaagtcactttataatcagtccagaaaataatataataagccccttgggcatttacaaaacagaagttcccagcccggaatacatttaaaaatatcatttaagttttcaacacttagaattatggctgagtttgcaaaacagcatttaaaaccttggactgaaattaaatgatatgcaaatcatgctaagcagtaatatcaatcctcgaaggattttacaaatcggcacaaggccccaaacatggcatcaagcccagtaatatcaatgaagtatgtgtatcaatcaccagtatagtataaacatcacacggggtagaccaagtcacaatccccagtagtatccgATCCCGCACtcaccatggagtgcgtgtcacgcctcaatatagcgttacgatgtgaaagtccggggtttcaaaccctcagaatagcatttacatctattactcacctctaaccggccgtagactagtccgcaatgccctttcctcttgaatcgacctcttcgcacgtcgaatctagtcaaaaccacaacgaatacgttacaataggctaagggaatataactcaatcgaaaagactcgaaaaatgtcaaaaatcccgaaattagcaaaacccgagccccgggcccacgtctcgaaattcagaaatttttacatcaatacgacccttatctcgccacgagtctatacataccaaattcacaaaaatcggagttcatttgacccctcaaattaccatttaattctcttaagtttcaagccctaaaccaccatttttgtccataaattacttgagttttcagctctaatccatgtatttaacttggaaataagtagaaacaactcacctttgatgcttgatgaaatcccccttgaaattctctccaaaataatccaagccaaatgaaagaaatgaaagaaataagccaaatccgtgtttaaaagaatctgcccgtgcttcgtcgagttgtaccttgcacttgtgctatacaagttgtacatcctattaaaattgttccttgtcggacaccttttgtttaaacacctataacgtcttgtataaatatccaaatgacaaacggtttaaatatttagaaactagactcaaatatctttaatttgataggttttacATCATATAACgatttatatatcccgagatatgagcttctaaatcggctccatgaaatcagaaaatttctggagaaactgctcTACCAGTCATCTTCAACCAATCATAACTTTCtttacaaatgtccaaattacgatttcgttatctttctagaaactagatatgaagggct
The Nicotiana sylvestris chromosome 11, ASM39365v2, whole genome shotgun sequence DNA segment above includes these coding regions:
- the LOC138881435 gene encoding uncharacterized protein, with translation MVIKLAVGEHTLNVVRAYGLHAGLDEEAKRHFWEGLDEIVHQVSPAGNLFIGGDFNGHIGATAGGYGEVHGGFGFGERNGGGTSLLDFAKAFGLVIANSNFSKRKVHLVTFQNAVAKTQIDYLLLWRCDSGLCKDCKVIPSETLATQHRLLGLDVGIRFKRRKMYAGRKPRIRWGALTKDKAQELECRLSALGALRSSGDANTMWSATADCIRESAREVLGVSTGVSGGNKRDWWWNEVVQGKVEAKKAAYLKLVESRGEEERRACIERYKVARKEANYRSRRLRMRRMVVCTRNWGKKAGRISYSGWPS